One genomic window of Arachis hypogaea cultivar Tifrunner chromosome 8, arahy.Tifrunner.gnm2.J5K5, whole genome shotgun sequence includes the following:
- the LOC112707934 gene encoding flotillin-like protein 4, translating to MKFKVANASEYLVITGAGIKDVKLAKKAWVFPWQSCTTLYLSPVNYTFELQAMSAEKLPFELLSVLTIGPRVDDHECLLKYAKLLSSPDKLSNHVNDLVQRIIEGETRVLAGSMTMDEIFKGTKEFKQGVFEKVQLELNQFGLLIYNANLKQLVDVPGPEYFSYLGKKTQMEAANQAKVNVAEAKKKGEVGAKLSEGETLQNAAKIDAETKIITTQKKGDGNKEEIDARTSVEEFEILKEAKVAEANAELARKKAEWWKWWKVEKLTAIETKKEVSLREAQLQGEVEKMNAKVTTEKLRADYLPKAQKVNWELYKKQKEAEAVLFQKEKEALAQMKLAAAQLYAKKKEAEGLMELGKAQGAYLKTLHEALGGNYAALRDYLMIERGMYQEIAKINGDAVRGLKPEISKWTNGNGEGSNSGVL from the exons ATGAAGTTCAAGGTAGCAAATGCATCGGAATACCTGGTAATAACAGGTGCAGGGATCAAAGACGTGAAGCTTGCGAAGAAAGCATGGGTGTTTCCATGGCAATCATGCACCACCTTGTACCTTTCTCCGGTAAACTACACGTTCGAGCTCCAAGCCATGAGCGCCGAGAAGCTCCCTTTCGAGCTTCTTTCGGTGTTAACAATTGGTCCACGTGTCGACGATCACGAGTGTCTCCTAAAGTACGCCAAGCTCCTCTCGTCCCCTGATAAGCTCTCCAACCACGTTAATGATCTCGTCCAAAGAATCATCGAGGGCGAGACGCGTGTTCTCGCAGGCTCTATGACTATGGACGAGATCTTCAAGGGAACCAAGGAGTTCAAGCAAG GTGTGTTCGAGAAAGTTCAGCTAGAACTGAATCAGTTTGGGCTGCTGATCTACAATGCGAACTTGAAGCAGCTGGTGGACGTGCCTGGACCTGAGTACTTCTCTTACTTGGGCAAGAAGACTCAGATGGAGGCCGCAAATCAGGCCAAGGTGAACGTTGCTGAGGCCAAGAAGAAGGGAGAGGTTGGTGCCAAGCTTAGCGAAGGCGAGACGCTCCAGAATGCGGCCAAGATCGATGCGGAGACGAAGATCATTACCACTCAGAAGAAAGGCGACGGCAATAAGGAGGAGATCGAC GCGAGGACATCAGTGGAGGAGTTTGAGATTTTGAAGGAAGCAAAGGTGGCAGAGGCAAATGCGGAGCTGGCAAGGAAGAAGGCGGAGTGGTGGAAGTGGTGGAAGGTAGAGAAGTTGACGGCGATCGAGACTAAAAAGGAAGTGTCTTTGAGGGAGGCACAGCTGCAGGGGGAGGTTGAGAAGATGAATGCTAAGGTGACAACTGAGAAACTTAGAGCTGATTACCTTCCCAAG GCACAAAAGGTCAACTGGGAACtatacaagaaacaaaaagaagcaGAAGCAGTTCTTTTCCAAAAGGAGAAAGAAGCTTTAGCACAAATGAAATTAGCAGCTGCGCAGCTATACGCGAAGAAGAAGGAGGCAGAGGGGCTTATGGAATTAGGGAAAGCCCAAGGTGCATATCTAAAGACACTCCATGAAGCACTTGGAGGAAACTATGCAGCTCTAAGGGACTACTTGATGATAGAACGTGGAATGTATCAAGAGATTGCTAAGATTAATGGCGACGCAGTACGTGGACTCAAGCCGGAAATCAGCAAATGGACGAACGGCAATGGCGAAGGCAGTAACAGCGGAGTGCTTTGA
- the LOC112707933 gene encoding flotillin-like protein 4 isoform X2 translates to MSAEKLPFKLPSVFTIGPRVDDHESLLKYAKLLSTHDKLSNHVNDLVQGVIEGETRVLAASMTMDEIFKGTKEFKQGVFEKVQLELNQFGLLIYNANVKQLVDVPGHEYFSYLGKKTQMEAANQAKVDVAEAKKKGEVGAKLREGETLQNAAKIDAETKIIATQKKGEGDKEEINVRTSVKVFENSKEAEVAEANAELARKKAEWSKVAKLAEMEATKAVSLREAELQGEVERMNAKARTEKLRADYLTQASVEYETKAQEANWELYKKQKEAEAVLFQKEKEAEAQKKLAEAEFFARQQAADAQLYAKKKEAEGLMALGKAQGAYLKTLHEALGGNYAALRDYLMIERGMYQEIARINGDAVRGLKPNISIWTNGNGEGGDGGSALKEVAGVYKMLPPLFKTVEEQTGMLPPAWMGTLPPKNADQASLK, encoded by the exons ATGAGCGCCGAGAAGCTCCCTTTCAAGCTTCCTTCGGTGTTCACAATTGGTCCACGTGTCGACGATCACGAGTCTCTCTTAAAGTACGCCAAGCTCCTGTCGACCCATGATAAGCTCTCCAACCACGTTAATGATCTCGTCCAAGGAGTCATTGAGGGTGAGACGCGTGTTCTCGCCGCCTCTATGACTATGGACGAGATCTTCAAAGGAACCAAGGAGTTCAAGCAAG GTGTGTTCGAGAAAGTTCAGCTAGAACTGAATCAGTTTGGGCTGCTGATCTACAATGCGAACGTGAAGCAGCTGGTGGATGTGCCGGGACATGAGTACTTCTCTTACTTGGGCAAGAAGACTCAGATGGAGGCTGCAAATCAGGCCAAGGTGGACGTTGCTGAAGCCAAGAAGAAGGGAGAGGTTGGTGCCAAGCTTAGGGAAGGCGAGACGCTCCAGAATGCGGCCAAGATCGACGCTGAGACGAAGATCATTGCCACTCAGAAGAAAGGCGAGGGCGATAAGGAGGAGATCAAC GTGAGGACATCAGTGAAGGTGTTTGAGAATTCTAAGGAAGCAGAGGTGGCAGAGGCAAATGCAGAGCTAGCAAGGAAGAAGGCGGAGTGGTCGAAGGTGGCAAAGTTGGCGGAGATGGAGGCTACAAAGGCAGTGTCTTTGAGGGAGGCAGAGCTGCAGGGGGAGGTTGAGAGGATGAATGCTAAGGCCAGGACTGAGAAACTTAGAGCTGATTACCTTACCCAGGCAAGCGTTGAGTATGAGACCAAG GCACAAGAGGCCAACTGGGAACtatacaagaaacaaaaagaagcaGAAGCAGTTCTTTTCCAGAAGGAGAAAGAAGCTGAAGCACAAAAGAAATTGGCAGAGGCAGAGTTTTTCGCTCGCCAACAAGCCGCCGATGCGCAGCTATATGCGAAGAAGAAGGAGGCAGAGGGGCTTATGGCATTAGGGAAAGCCCAAGGTGCATATCTAAAGACACTCCATGAAGCACTTGGAGGAAACTATGCAGCTCTAAGGGACTACTTGATGATAGAACGTGGAATGTATCAAGAGATTGCTAGGATTAATGGCGACGCGGTACGTGGACTCAAGCCGAATATCAGCATTTGGACAAACGGCAATGGCGAAGGTGGTGACGGTGGCAGTGCTTTGAAGGAGGTTGCCGGTGTGTATAAGATGTTGCCACCTTTGTTTAAGACAGTTGAAGAACAAACTGGTATGCTGCCTCCGGCTTGGATGGGAACCTTGCCTCCAAAGAATGCGGATCAAGCTTCTTTAAAGTGA
- the LOC112707933 gene encoding flotillin-like protein 4 isoform X1, which produces MMFKVANASEYLVITGAGIKDVKLAKKAWVFPWQSCTTLDLSPVNYTFELQAMSAEKLPFKLPSVFTIGPRVDDHESLLKYAKLLSTHDKLSNHVNDLVQGVIEGETRVLAASMTMDEIFKGTKEFKQGVFEKVQLELNQFGLLIYNANVKQLVDVPGHEYFSYLGKKTQMEAANQAKVDVAEAKKKGEVGAKLREGETLQNAAKIDAETKIIATQKKGEGDKEEINVRTSVKVFENSKEAEVAEANAELARKKAEWSKVAKLAEMEATKAVSLREAELQGEVERMNAKARTEKLRADYLTQASVEYETKAQEANWELYKKQKEAEAVLFQKEKEAEAQKKLAEAEFFARQQAADAQLYAKKKEAEGLMALGKAQGAYLKTLHEALGGNYAALRDYLMIERGMYQEIARINGDAVRGLKPNISIWTNGNGEGGDGGSALKEVAGVYKMLPPLFKTVEEQTGMLPPAWMGTLPPKNADQASLK; this is translated from the exons ATGATGTTCAAGGTAGCGAATGCATCGGAATACCTGGTAATAACAGGTGCTGGGATCAAAGACGTGAAGCTTGCGAAGAAAGCATGGGTGTTTCCATGGCAATCATGCACCACCTTGGACCTTTCTCCGGTAAACTACACGTTCGAGCTCCAAGCCATGAGCGCCGAGAAGCTCCCTTTCAAGCTTCCTTCGGTGTTCACAATTGGTCCACGTGTCGACGATCACGAGTCTCTCTTAAAGTACGCCAAGCTCCTGTCGACCCATGATAAGCTCTCCAACCACGTTAATGATCTCGTCCAAGGAGTCATTGAGGGTGAGACGCGTGTTCTCGCCGCCTCTATGACTATGGACGAGATCTTCAAAGGAACCAAGGAGTTCAAGCAAG GTGTGTTCGAGAAAGTTCAGCTAGAACTGAATCAGTTTGGGCTGCTGATCTACAATGCGAACGTGAAGCAGCTGGTGGATGTGCCGGGACATGAGTACTTCTCTTACTTGGGCAAGAAGACTCAGATGGAGGCTGCAAATCAGGCCAAGGTGGACGTTGCTGAAGCCAAGAAGAAGGGAGAGGTTGGTGCCAAGCTTAGGGAAGGCGAGACGCTCCAGAATGCGGCCAAGATCGACGCTGAGACGAAGATCATTGCCACTCAGAAGAAAGGCGAGGGCGATAAGGAGGAGATCAAC GTGAGGACATCAGTGAAGGTGTTTGAGAATTCTAAGGAAGCAGAGGTGGCAGAGGCAAATGCAGAGCTAGCAAGGAAGAAGGCGGAGTGGTCGAAGGTGGCAAAGTTGGCGGAGATGGAGGCTACAAAGGCAGTGTCTTTGAGGGAGGCAGAGCTGCAGGGGGAGGTTGAGAGGATGAATGCTAAGGCCAGGACTGAGAAACTTAGAGCTGATTACCTTACCCAGGCAAGCGTTGAGTATGAGACCAAG GCACAAGAGGCCAACTGGGAACtatacaagaaacaaaaagaagcaGAAGCAGTTCTTTTCCAGAAGGAGAAAGAAGCTGAAGCACAAAAGAAATTGGCAGAGGCAGAGTTTTTCGCTCGCCAACAAGCCGCCGATGCGCAGCTATATGCGAAGAAGAAGGAGGCAGAGGGGCTTATGGCATTAGGGAAAGCCCAAGGTGCATATCTAAAGACACTCCATGAAGCACTTGGAGGAAACTATGCAGCTCTAAGGGACTACTTGATGATAGAACGTGGAATGTATCAAGAGATTGCTAGGATTAATGGCGACGCGGTACGTGGACTCAAGCCGAATATCAGCATTTGGACAAACGGCAATGGCGAAGGTGGTGACGGTGGCAGTGCTTTGAAGGAGGTTGCCGGTGTGTATAAGATGTTGCCACCTTTGTTTAAGACAGTTGAAGAACAAACTGGTATGCTGCCTCCGGCTTGGATGGGAACCTTGCCTCCAAAGAATGCGGATCAAGCTTCTTTAAAGTGA